One Georgenia wutianyii DNA segment encodes these proteins:
- a CDS encoding DUF6760 family protein, with protein MLRYPPEALWQEVAYLAYHLHWPLDDLLDLEHLDRVRLIRAVSALNERAWEAVNESGPIR; from the coding sequence ATGCTGCGCTACCCGCCGGAGGCCCTGTGGCAGGAGGTCGCCTACCTCGCCTACCACCTGCACTGGCCGCTGGACGACCTGCTCGACCTCGAGCACCTGGACCGTGTGCGCCTCATCCGCGCGGTCTCCGCACTGAACGAACGAGCCTGGGAGGCGGTGAACGAGAGTGGTCCCATCCGATAG
- a CDS encoding phage baseplate assembly protein V: protein MSVLTQSPSAGLALSPVVKVDGSPLPARWTAALLELRATLALRTVGRCTLRFADPGYELTGERRLAVGAQVSLSARAVPARSPLTEIFTGTVTSAGVEQRAGRSAELVAVVEDAAFRLSRTSRAQTYLDRTYADVVETLARGAGVAVRADQTSKVHPYLLQADTDLAFIDELARRIGWEWVVDRGTLRFWRSWTGSGRTGTIGPDVRLALGDTLEELAAGVSSDAPTEVTVRGWDPVKQEHITATAALDRASVPRGLADAFRVDEATPASRLWSVDSPLDGTDAAAIAESRANATGTVSAKGRCTVTPELRPGVLADITGVGPANGRYYVQEVEHVYRPGGFHTRFTAGDRRPVHLADVARAGASSFAHAGLVIGTVTDIRDEDGLGRVKVQYSAMSDAVTSTWARVAAVGAGADRGIVLTPEVGDEVLVGFEGGDARRAVVLGGLHGKRGAVPPGVIEDGTVVNRRLTSRLGHVVELGDGRDAKGQHVLLALQDTSHRIRLGKDRADVEVPSGVPLTVRSGDSTIDMDGKGNLTLSGVTITLKATQGIELSGASVEVKASAKAAVSAADVEVKGSVTAALQGGTTATIKGGMVQIN, encoded by the coding sequence ATGAGCGTCCTCACCCAGTCACCGTCCGCCGGGCTGGCGCTCAGCCCCGTCGTCAAGGTCGACGGCAGCCCTCTGCCCGCCCGCTGGACCGCAGCCCTGCTCGAGCTGCGGGCGACCCTCGCGCTGCGCACCGTGGGGCGCTGCACCCTGCGCTTCGCCGACCCCGGCTACGAGCTCACCGGTGAACGGCGCCTGGCGGTCGGGGCGCAGGTGAGTCTCTCGGCGCGCGCCGTGCCCGCCCGCAGCCCGCTCACCGAGATCTTCACCGGCACGGTGACCTCGGCCGGCGTCGAGCAGCGGGCAGGCCGCAGCGCCGAGCTCGTGGCCGTCGTCGAGGACGCCGCCTTCCGGCTGTCGCGCACCTCGCGTGCCCAGACCTACCTCGACCGCACCTACGCCGACGTCGTCGAGACCCTCGCGAGGGGGGCGGGGGTCGCCGTGAGGGCCGACCAGACGAGCAAGGTCCACCCCTACCTCCTCCAGGCGGACACCGACCTCGCCTTCATCGACGAGCTCGCCCGCCGCATCGGCTGGGAGTGGGTCGTGGACCGCGGCACCCTGCGGTTCTGGCGGTCCTGGACCGGGTCGGGCCGCACCGGCACCATCGGACCGGACGTGCGCCTCGCCCTGGGGGACACGCTGGAGGAGCTCGCGGCCGGGGTGTCCTCCGACGCCCCCACCGAGGTCACGGTCCGTGGCTGGGACCCGGTCAAGCAGGAGCACATCACCGCGACGGCGGCCCTCGACCGTGCCTCCGTGCCGCGCGGTCTCGCCGACGCGTTCAGGGTCGACGAGGCGACGCCCGCCTCGCGCCTGTGGTCGGTCGACAGCCCCCTCGACGGCACGGACGCCGCCGCCATCGCCGAGTCGCGCGCCAACGCGACGGGCACCGTCTCCGCCAAGGGCCGATGCACCGTCACCCCCGAGCTGCGCCCCGGAGTCCTCGCCGACATCACCGGGGTCGGCCCCGCCAACGGGCGCTACTACGTCCAGGAGGTCGAGCACGTCTACCGGCCGGGCGGCTTCCACACCCGGTTCACCGCGGGGGACCGGCGGCCGGTCCACCTGGCCGACGTCGCCCGCGCGGGCGCGTCGAGCTTCGCCCACGCGGGGCTCGTCATCGGGACCGTCACCGACATCCGCGACGAGGACGGGCTCGGCCGGGTCAAGGTGCAGTACTCGGCGATGTCGGACGCCGTGACCTCCACCTGGGCGCGCGTCGCCGCGGTGGGTGCCGGCGCGGACCGCGGCATCGTCCTCACCCCGGAGGTCGGGGACGAGGTGCTCGTCGGCTTCGAGGGCGGCGACGCGCGCCGCGCCGTCGTCCTGGGCGGCCTGCACGGGAAGAGGGGGGCCGTCCCGCCCGGAGTGATCGAGGACGGCACGGTCGTCAACCGGCGCCTCACCTCGCGGCTCGGCCACGTCGTCGAGCTCGGCGACGGCAGGGACGCCAAGGGCCAGCACGTCCTCCTCGCGCTCCAGGACACCAGCCACCGGATCCGCCTCGGCAAGGACCGCGCCGACGTCGAGGTCCCGAGCGGCGTGCCCCTCACGGTGCGCTCGGGCGACAGCACGATCGACATGGACGGCAAGGGCAACCTCACGCTGTCCGGCGTGACGATCACCCTCAAGGCCACCCAGGGCATCGAGCTGTCCGGGGCGAGCGTCGAGGTCAAGGCCAGCGCGAAGGCCGCCGTCTCGGCTGCCGACGTCGAGGTCAAGGGCAGCGTGACGGCCGCGCTGCAGGGCGGGACCACCGCGACGATCAAGGGCGGGATGGTGCAGATCAACTGA
- a CDS encoding phage tail protein: MSTDHWLLRQLPSGMLTDDFFVRFASIFQEQAGTLLAHAHNLPHLADPSVTPAGMLRWTASWIGLSGVDGDQPEEWQRRYVAGCARVLAWRGTRRGLTGFLELLSDGPALVRDGGGVWREDGAPDDTCWVVMEVASTGLLEEADFVRLVLDEVPAHVRAELWVAGRQVFPDDAPATAPARHRAAVGGRGSEEQ, from the coding sequence GTGAGCACCGACCACTGGCTGTTGCGGCAGCTGCCCTCGGGCATGCTCACCGACGACTTCTTCGTCCGCTTCGCCTCGATCTTCCAGGAGCAGGCCGGCACCCTCCTCGCCCACGCGCACAACCTCCCGCACCTGGCCGACCCGTCGGTGACGCCGGCCGGCATGCTGCGCTGGACGGCGTCGTGGATCGGGCTGTCCGGGGTCGACGGCGACCAGCCCGAGGAGTGGCAGCGCCGGTACGTCGCGGGCTGCGCCCGGGTGCTCGCCTGGCGCGGCACGCGGCGCGGGCTCACCGGGTTCCTCGAGCTCCTCAGCGACGGCCCCGCGCTCGTGCGCGACGGCGGCGGGGTGTGGCGGGAGGACGGCGCCCCCGACGACACCTGCTGGGTGGTCATGGAGGTCGCCTCGACCGGGCTGCTCGAGGAGGCCGACTTCGTCCGGCTGGTGCTCGACGAGGTGCCCGCCCACGTCCGCGCCGAGCTGTGGGTGGCCGGGCGGCAGGTCTTCCCCGACGACGCGCCGGCGACCGCGCCGGCCCGGCACCGCGCCGCCGTGGGCGGGCGAGGGAGTGAGGAGCAGTGA
- a CDS encoding phage tail protein translates to MVDGLFTNDPIIAQNFFLEIDGEVISTLTSVSGLDIEVSVSTSKASGAGGQIEEVKGLGNTVSSPDLQLSRIAPLDSGSDKLWTWFNEIRGTGLRATDRTGQRKNGSIVLYDAARTEVARFNFFKAWPSKISTDQLSVDSTEAVKENITLVIERLERVK, encoded by the coding sequence GTGGTCGACGGCCTGTTCACCAATGACCCGATCATCGCGCAGAACTTCTTCCTGGAGATCGACGGTGAGGTCATCTCCACGCTGACCTCCGTCTCCGGCCTCGACATCGAGGTCTCCGTCTCGACGTCCAAGGCGTCCGGCGCGGGCGGCCAGATCGAGGAGGTCAAGGGCCTGGGCAACACCGTCTCGTCCCCGGACCTCCAGCTCAGCCGCATCGCCCCGCTCGACTCCGGCAGCGACAAGCTGTGGACCTGGTTCAACGAGATCCGCGGGACCGGCCTCAGGGCCACCGACCGCACCGGCCAGCGCAAGAACGGCTCGATCGTCCTGTACGACGCCGCGCGCACCGAGGTCGCCCGCTTCAACTTCTTCAAGGCGTGGCCGAGCAAGATCTCCACCGACCAGCTGAGCGTCGACAGCACCGAGGCCGTCAAGGAGAACATCACGCTGGTCATCGAGCGCCTCGAGCGGGTCAAGTGA
- a CDS encoding GPW/gp25 family protein — protein sequence MTGHGTDFIGRGFGWPLRVDHTGAIRLTEGAEDLERSIRMVLLTAPGERLMRPQFGCRIWDLLFEPVNANLLGLVSQAVRDALAQWEPRVEVEDVRPVQDDTDSALVRIEITYRVKATNDRRNLVYPFYVIPREES from the coding sequence ATGACCGGACACGGTACCGACTTCATCGGCAGAGGCTTCGGCTGGCCGCTGCGGGTCGACCACACCGGAGCGATCCGGCTCACCGAGGGCGCGGAGGATCTCGAGCGCTCGATCCGCATGGTGCTGCTCACCGCCCCGGGCGAGCGGCTCATGCGGCCCCAGTTCGGCTGCCGGATCTGGGACCTGCTGTTCGAGCCGGTCAACGCCAACCTCCTCGGCCTCGTCTCCCAGGCCGTGCGCGACGCACTCGCCCAGTGGGAGCCGCGCGTGGAGGTCGAGGACGTGCGCCCCGTCCAGGACGACACCGACTCCGCCCTCGTGCGGATCGAGATCACCTACCGGGTCAAGGCCACCAACGACCGCCGCAACCTCGTCTACCCCTTCTACGTCATCCCCCGCGAGGAATCCTGA
- a CDS encoding phage tail protein, whose product MLGGEPTTSGWFLFEVDGVEIGTFREVRGLELTVDVETYVEGGQNGFVHRFPGTMRWPNLVFTRGMVASDALFAWVSSSAGESFAANGNRLVRSTGAVTAINYIGERLRAWEFDNVFAVRWTGPEFSVDTEAQLVEELEIAHNGFRAKTS is encoded by the coding sequence GTGCTGGGCGGCGAGCCGACCACGAGCGGGTGGTTCCTGTTCGAGGTCGACGGCGTCGAGATCGGCACGTTCCGGGAGGTCCGTGGCCTGGAGCTCACCGTCGACGTCGAGACGTACGTCGAGGGCGGGCAGAACGGCTTCGTCCACCGCTTCCCGGGGACGATGCGCTGGCCCAACCTCGTGTTCACCCGCGGGATGGTCGCCTCGGACGCGCTGTTCGCCTGGGTCTCCAGCTCGGCGGGGGAGTCCTTCGCCGCGAACGGCAACCGGCTCGTGCGCAGCACCGGCGCGGTGACGGCGATCAACTACATCGGCGAGCGGCTGCGCGCCTGGGAGTTCGACAACGTGTTCGCCGTGCGCTGGACCGGCCCGGAGTTCAGCGTGGACACCGAGGCCCAGCTCGTCGAGGAGCTGGAGATCGCGCACAACGGCTTCCGGGCGAAGACCTCATGA
- a CDS encoding putative baseplate assembly protein yields MPLPPPNLDDRSFQDIVDETKRLIPRFTPEWTNHNVSDPGVALIELFAWMSEMVLFRVNQVPDKLLVHFLNLVGIEQFPPTVARADLTFWLSAPAEQSVHVPAGTQVSTVGTAETDAVVFATVDEAVVSAPRLRAVHTCRAGQEQTTDGWDDLTYPGSSLTAFTSVPLAPGDATYLGFAEPLAGLVVRLSVAATAEGVGVDPLNPPLAWEVWGGEAWLPVRVHVDTTGGLNRDGDVVLRVPAAHEPLTLGGEAAHWLRARLLHPVPGQPTYQASPRIRSLSAHAVGVTVPAEHAQAMARESLGRSVGVPAQSFRLSAAPVARRREGEEVRVIDHTGVTEWTEVEDFAASGPTDRHVVWDSASGEVRFGPRVRHPDGTVRQHGAIPPDGAEVVVTGYRHGGGAVGNVGAGTLTALRSTVPFVSSVENLAPATGGVDGESVEEAKVRGPLSLRTGERAVTARDYERLTRETSVEVARARCLPARGTGAVRVLVVPQVRTSPLTHRIDDYALDRRLYEQIAAVLDERRPVGVAVEVGTPYYQGASVAALVRALPGRPAALVSQRVSDAVARFVNPLTGGPDGTGWPFDTDLSAVTVAQLVESVEGVERVEEMVLFEYDLRTGRRLGVGRDALRLDPHSLFLSAKHQVVVR; encoded by the coding sequence ATGCCGCTGCCCCCGCCGAACCTCGACGACCGCTCCTTCCAGGACATCGTCGACGAGACGAAGCGCCTCATCCCCCGGTTCACGCCCGAGTGGACCAACCACAACGTCTCCGACCCGGGCGTCGCGCTCATCGAGCTGTTCGCCTGGATGAGCGAGATGGTGCTCTTCCGCGTCAACCAGGTGCCCGACAAGCTGCTCGTCCACTTCCTCAACCTCGTCGGCATCGAGCAGTTCCCGCCCACCGTGGCCCGGGCCGACCTCACCTTCTGGCTCTCCGCCCCCGCCGAGCAGTCCGTCCACGTCCCCGCCGGGACGCAGGTCTCCACCGTCGGCACCGCGGAGACCGACGCCGTCGTCTTCGCCACCGTGGACGAGGCGGTGGTCTCGGCCCCCCGGCTGCGGGCGGTCCACACCTGCCGCGCCGGGCAGGAGCAGACGACCGACGGGTGGGACGACCTCACCTACCCGGGCTCCTCGCTCACCGCGTTCACCTCCGTCCCGCTGGCCCCGGGTGACGCCACCTACCTCGGCTTCGCCGAGCCGCTGGCCGGCCTCGTCGTGCGGCTGTCGGTCGCCGCGACGGCGGAAGGGGTCGGGGTGGACCCGCTCAACCCGCCGCTCGCGTGGGAGGTGTGGGGCGGGGAGGCATGGCTGCCGGTCCGGGTCCACGTCGACACCACCGGTGGCCTCAACCGCGACGGCGACGTCGTCCTGCGCGTCCCGGCCGCCCACGAGCCGCTCACGCTGGGCGGGGAGGCCGCGCACTGGCTGCGCGCCCGCCTCCTGCACCCCGTGCCCGGTCAGCCGACGTACCAGGCCTCCCCGCGCATCAGGTCGCTGTCCGCGCACGCCGTCGGCGTCACCGTGCCGGCCGAGCACGCCCAGGCGATGGCGCGTGAGTCCCTCGGCCGGTCGGTCGGGGTGCCCGCCCAGTCCTTCCGGCTGTCGGCCGCGCCGGTCGCCCGCCGCCGGGAGGGCGAGGAGGTCCGGGTCATCGACCACACGGGTGTCACCGAGTGGACCGAGGTCGAGGACTTCGCCGCGTCCGGCCCCACGGACCGGCACGTCGTGTGGGACTCGGCGTCGGGCGAGGTGCGCTTCGGCCCGCGGGTGCGCCACCCCGACGGCACCGTGCGGCAGCACGGCGCGATCCCGCCCGACGGTGCGGAGGTCGTCGTCACCGGTTACCGGCACGGGGGAGGGGCCGTCGGCAACGTCGGCGCCGGCACGCTCACCGCGCTGCGCTCCACGGTCCCCTTCGTCTCGAGCGTCGAGAACCTCGCCCCCGCCACCGGAGGCGTCGACGGCGAGAGCGTCGAGGAGGCCAAGGTGCGCGGGCCGCTGTCCCTGCGCACCGGCGAGCGCGCGGTCACCGCGCGCGACTACGAGCGGCTCACCCGCGAGACCTCCGTCGAGGTGGCCCGCGCCCGCTGCCTCCCGGCCCGGGGGACGGGGGCCGTGCGGGTCCTCGTCGTGCCGCAGGTGCGCACCTCGCCGCTCACCCACCGGATCGACGACTACGCCCTGGACCGCCGCCTGTACGAGCAGATCGCCGCCGTGCTCGACGAGCGCCGTCCCGTCGGCGTCGCCGTCGAGGTCGGCACCCCCTACTACCAGGGGGCCAGCGTCGCGGCGCTCGTGCGGGCGCTGCCCGGCCGGCCCGCGGCGCTCGTGAGCCAGCGGGTGAGCGACGCCGTCGCGCGCTTCGTCAACCCGCTCACCGGCGGGCCCGACGGCACCGGGTGGCCCTTCGACACCGACCTGTCGGCCGTGACGGTCGCCCAGCTGGTCGAGTCCGTCGAGGGTGTCGAGCGGGTCGAGGAGATGGTCCTCTTCGAGTACGACCTGCGCACGGGCCGGCGTCTCGGTGTCGGCCGCGACGCCCTGCGGCTGGACCCCCACTCGCTGTTCCTCTCCGCGAAGCACCAGGTCGTGGTGCGGTGA
- a CDS encoding CIS tube protein → MATEKAFLELEGGERLPCLFNPAQLAISRSNDWTGEALPGRGVPRLRYAGAQPGWMHLELFFDTTHDGSAVTRYTGRILALMDVDPTLPGSDETTSNARPPYVTFHWGDLHSFKAVVADLSMAFTYFASNGTPLRATVALTLRQYEPSQAFGPQNPTSGTPDPHRTHRVRPGETLDRIAATYYGDATSWRRLALANGVQDPLALRAGTVLSIPRADA, encoded by the coding sequence ATGGCCACCGAGAAGGCGTTCCTCGAGCTCGAGGGCGGCGAGCGGCTGCCCTGCCTGTTCAACCCGGCCCAGCTCGCCATCTCCCGCTCCAACGACTGGACCGGCGAGGCGCTGCCCGGCCGGGGCGTGCCCCGGCTGCGCTACGCCGGCGCCCAGCCCGGCTGGATGCACCTCGAGCTGTTCTTCGACACCACCCACGACGGTTCCGCCGTCACCCGGTACACCGGCAGGATCCTCGCCCTCATGGACGTCGACCCCACCCTGCCGGGCTCGGACGAGACGACGAGCAACGCCCGCCCGCCGTACGTCACGTTCCACTGGGGTGACCTGCACTCCTTCAAGGCCGTCGTCGCCGACCTGTCCATGGCCTTCACCTACTTCGCCTCCAACGGCACCCCGCTGCGCGCGACCGTCGCGCTGACGCTGCGCCAGTACGAGCCCTCGCAGGCCTTCGGCCCGCAGAACCCCACCTCCGGCACACCCGACCCGCACCGCACCCACCGCGTCCGGCCGGGGGAGACGCTCGACCGGATCGCCGCCACCTACTACGGCGACGCCACCTCCTGGCGCCGGCTGGCCCTGGCGAACGGCGTCCAGGACCCCCTCGCCCTCCGGGCCGGCACCGTCCTGTCGATCCCGAGGGCCGACGCATGA